In a single window of the Anabas testudineus chromosome 19, fAnaTes1.2, whole genome shotgun sequence genome:
- the LOC113155961 gene encoding microfibril-associated glycoprotein 4-like, translating into MKFQTVPVLFLLLAPLLTSCSELYRPVDCSDIRQRDKSSPSGVYTIYPLGEISAVQVYCDMDSSGGGWTVFQRRMDGTVNFYRPWNYYKFGFGDPAGEYWLGLDNIYYLTNQRKYELLVDMQDFDGKKVVARYSSFSISGECDGYKLQVSGFSDGGAGDAMTNHNGQKFSTFDKDQDSWPNNCARSFLGAFWYKDCHHTNPNGVYRWGPDGTVYAVGVSWNQWRGHEYSLKSISMKIRPVQ; encoded by the exons ATGAAA TTCCAGACGGTAccagtcctcttcctcctgctggcTCCACTGTTGACCAGCTGCTCAGAGCTCTACAGACCAGTGGACTGCAGCGACATCCGTCAACGAGACAAGAGCTCACCCAGTGGAGTGTACACCATCTATCCTCTTGGAGAAATATCAGCTGTCCAG gtgtactgTGACATGGACTcatcaggaggaggatggacg GTGTTCCAAAGGAGGATGGACGGTACAGTGAACTTCTACAGACCCTGGAATTACTACAAGTTTGGGTTCGGTGACCCTGCTGGAGAGTACTGGCTCG gtctgGACAACATCTACTACCTGACAAACCAGAGAAAGTACGAGCTGTTGGTCGACATGCAGGACTTTGATGGAAAAAAAGTGGTTGCTCGTTACTCCTCGTTCTCCATCAGTGGAGAGTGTGATGGATACAAACTGCAGGTGTCTGGATTCAgtgatggaggagcag gAGACGCCATGACTAATCACAATGGACAGAAGTTCTCCACCTTCGACAAAGACCAGGACTCTTGGCCCAACAACTGTGCCAGATCATTCCTGGGGGCGTTCTGGTACAAAGACTGTCACCATACAAACCCTAACGGGGTTTATCGCTGGGGGCCTGATGGTACTGTATATGCTGTTGGGGTCTCTTGGAACCAGTGGAGGGGTCATGAATACTCCCTGAAGAGCATCAGCATGAAGATCCGTcctgtgcagtaa